A window of Bacillus sp. SM2101 contains these coding sequences:
- a CDS encoding S-layer homology domain-containing protein gives MENQNSFWKMIVISMFVGLVLQTNPTIGHSANDDLKAKGSFTDVTHDYWAVEEIAYLTLEGIIKGYNNGEFGPKDNVTRGQAAVMVTRALEINTENITNPKLPDVKEDHSAYREIAAVIDQGIFDLVDSFHPNEPLTRGEMAKILVRSYDLKGDYGEYFTDVSLDNEYYPYINKLFANGITTGFPNKTFKPNQPITRDQFAVFFARVLDSKFKPSLINNNFLELAKSGILNGCNYSLNGYVTSKDILGDNGKPEEEGYMFGLKRKLFGNCYYYTVDYNDDSDELITAIDYYTDESNLTIQDIKKFLGEPHDGGYDEHNGLSTMIYRDEAYFLTFMISDESSKPSVIFFTYKMSEEKARYHLLNELGLLNNPNVFVRHEATHDESSDEYYFEVCQDEQQTEEEAQCVPIGFYYVDKFIGDIRQELTIIP, from the coding sequence TTGGAAAATCAAAACTCATTTTGGAAAATGATTGTTATTTCTATGTTTGTCGGTTTAGTACTGCAAACCAATCCTACTATCGGTCATTCAGCAAATGACGACTTAAAGGCTAAAGGTTCATTCACTGATGTAACACACGATTATTGGGCAGTCGAAGAAATTGCATATCTAACTTTAGAAGGTATAATTAAAGGCTACAATAATGGGGAATTTGGTCCAAAAGATAATGTTACCAGAGGACAGGCTGCAGTAATGGTTACACGTGCCTTGGAAATAAATACAGAAAATATTACAAATCCGAAATTGCCTGACGTAAAAGAGGACCATAGCGCTTATAGAGAAATTGCTGCTGTAATTGACCAAGGTATTTTTGATTTAGTAGACAGTTTTCACCCAAACGAGCCACTTACAAGAGGAGAAATGGCAAAAATTCTAGTTCGAAGCTATGACTTAAAAGGTGACTATGGAGAATACTTTACAGATGTTTCACTAGATAATGAATATTACCCATACATAAACAAATTATTTGCAAATGGAATAACTACTGGATTTCCAAACAAAACATTCAAACCGAATCAACCAATTACAAGAGATCAATTTGCTGTATTTTTTGCTAGAGTATTAGATAGTAAGTTTAAACCATCTTTAATTAATAATAATTTTTTAGAATTAGCGAAGAGTGGGATATTAAACGGATGTAATTATTCGTTAAATGGTTATGTAACGTCAAAAGACATTCTTGGTGACAATGGTAAACCTGAAGAGGAAGGTTATATGTTTGGTCTCAAAAGAAAACTCTTTGGTAATTGTTATTACTATACAGTGGATTATAATGATGATTCAGACGAATTAATTACTGCAATTGATTATTATACAGATGAAAGCAATTTAACAATACAAGATATTAAAAAGTTTCTTGGTGAACCCCATGATGGTGGTTACGATGAACATAATGGTTTAAGTACCATGATATATAGAGATGAAGCATATTTTCTAACCTTTATGATTAGTGATGAAAGTTCAAAGCCATCAGTTATTTTCTTTACATATAAAATGTCTGAAGAAAAAGCACGCTATCACCTCTTGAATGAGCTAGGGTTGTTAAACAACCCTAACGTATTTGTAAGGCATGAGGCTACACATGATGAAAGTTCAGATGAATATTATTTTGAAGTCTGCCAAGATGAGCAACAGACTGAAGAAGAGGCTCAATGTGTACCGATAGGGTTTTATTATGTAGATAAATTTATTGGGGATATACGACAGGAACTTACTATCATTCCATAG
- a CDS encoding multidrug efflux SMR transporter, producing the protein MSWILLVLAGFMEIGGVTFLKLSEGFTRLKPSLFFVLFMSLSFIFLSMSLKEIPISIGYGIWTGIGAAGSVLIGMFAFNDPKDYRKLALVSGIIISIIGLKLVS; encoded by the coding sequence ATGAGTTGGATTCTACTAGTACTCGCTGGATTCATGGAAATAGGAGGAGTAACTTTTCTTAAATTATCTGAAGGGTTTACAAGGCTAAAACCTTCATTGTTCTTTGTACTTTTCATGAGTTTAAGTTTTATATTCCTTTCAATGTCATTAAAAGAAATTCCTATTAGTATTGGCTATGGTATATGGACAGGAATAGGTGCAGCTGGAAGTGTATTAATTGGTATGTTTGCGTTTAATGATCCTAAAGATTACAGAAAACTGGCACTGGTTAGTGGTATCATCATAAGTATTATAGGGCTAAAACTAGTATCTTAA
- a CDS encoding HU family DNA-binding protein, with the protein MNKTEFINAVAEKAELSKKDASKVLEAVTNSISETLKDGEKVSLLGFGTFEVRERAARKGRNPQTGEEIEIAASKVPAFKPGKELKDAVKN; encoded by the coding sequence ATGAATAAAACAGAATTTATTAACGCAGTAGCTGAAAAAGCAGAACTTAGCAAAAAGGACGCAAGTAAAGTATTAGAAGCAGTAACCAACTCGATTAGTGAAACACTAAAAGATGGTGAAAAAGTTTCTCTTCTCGGCTTTGGAACATTTGAAGTACGTGAAAGAGCAGCGCGTAAGGGGCGTAACCCACAAACTGGTGAAGAAATTGAAATTGCCGCAAGTAAAGTACCGGCATTTAAACCAGGAAAAGAATTAAAAGACGCTGTCAAAAACTAA
- a CDS encoding TetR/AcrR family transcriptional regulator, translating to MSKGEETKLKILNQALILFSAKGYEETSLKDIATSIHIKAPSIYAYFSGKEELFISVIEYVMSEYINFIKEQEVATAKFPTKERLYFLLHELNEYFNNNSLGLFIKRYGIVPPDKFKDLLNRKYNECEKEIRKLLYTILKNHSDNSQFIDDEKIVNSFLCMLDGMLFYLANFSYEEYEKRLNNTWEVFWRGIVTY from the coding sequence TTGAGTAAGGGAGAAGAGACAAAATTAAAAATATTAAATCAAGCTTTAATTTTGTTTTCCGCAAAGGGCTATGAAGAGACATCTTTAAAAGATATAGCGACTAGTATTCACATTAAAGCACCCTCCATTTATGCATATTTTTCTGGTAAAGAAGAATTATTTATAAGTGTAATTGAATATGTTATGTCAGAGTATATCAATTTTATTAAAGAGCAAGAGGTAGCTACAGCAAAATTTCCTACGAAAGAACGGCTGTATTTTTTGTTACATGAACTAAATGAATATTTTAATAATAACAGCTTAGGTCTTTTTATTAAAAGGTATGGTATTGTTCCGCCAGATAAGTTTAAAGACCTACTAAACCGAAAATATAATGAATGCGAAAAGGAAATAAGGAAATTACTATATACTATACTAAAAAATCATTCAGACAACAGTCAATTTATTGATGATGAGAAGATTGTTAACTCTTTTCTTTGTATGTTGGATGGGATGCTCTTTTACTTAGCAAATTTTTCTTATGAAGAGTATGAAAAAAGACTCAATAATACGTGGGAAGTTTTTTGGAGAGGTATAGTTACATATTGA